The following are encoded in a window of Novosphingobium sp. ZN18A2 genomic DNA:
- a CDS encoding DUF4112 domain-containing protein, whose product MTQTRQSSARPERMKMDIPSLGNDPASVRQRLEIMEQLLENAFAIPGTTRRVGLDAIVGLIPVAGDLITAAMGAWIVWEARNLGLPKWKLLRMAGNVGFDLAIGAVPVIGDAADFLFRSNTRNMKIVRKHLDRHHPETGIIEG is encoded by the coding sequence ATGACGCAGACAAGACAGTCTTCGGCCCGGCCGGAGCGGATGAAGATGGATATCCCCTCGCTCGGCAATGATCCCGCATCGGTGCGCCAGCGGCTGGAGATCATGGAACAGTTGCTGGAGAATGCGTTCGCGATCCCCGGCACCACTCGCCGCGTGGGCCTTGACGCGATTGTCGGCCTGATCCCCGTGGCGGGTGACCTGATCACGGCGGCGATGGGCGCGTGGATCGTATGGGAAGCGCGCAACCTGGGCCTTCCGAAGTGGAAGCTGTTGCGCATGGCCGGAAACGTGGGTTTCGACCTTGCGATCGGCGCGGTCCCGGTGATCGGCGACGCGGCGGATTTCCTGTTCCGCTCCAATACCCGAAACATGAAGATCGTGCGCAAGCACCTCGACAGGCATCATCCCGAAACCGGGATTATCGAAGGCTAG
- the folK gene encoding 2-amino-4-hydroxy-6-hydroxymethyldihydropteridine diphosphokinase yields the protein MRRHLNGGEYGADLYLVALGANMRHPRFGRPRAVLEAALGALERCGIDVLRASPVIDSAPVGPSLRRYANGVAVVRAAMEPPALLAILQSIEQAFGRKRRGSRWRSRVLDLDIVLWGGGAWCSPGLVIPHPHFRERDFVLRPALAVARDWRDPLTGLSLAHLAARLTSPKRAPR from the coding sequence GTGCGAAGACATCTGAACGGCGGGGAATACGGGGCGGACCTCTATCTGGTCGCGTTGGGGGCGAACATGCGCCACCCGCGCTTCGGTCGGCCGCGCGCCGTTCTGGAAGCCGCGCTTGGCGCGTTGGAGCGCTGTGGGATCGATGTACTGCGCGCCTCCCCGGTGATCGACAGCGCACCGGTGGGGCCTTCGCTCAGGCGTTATGCCAACGGCGTCGCAGTGGTGCGTGCCGCGATGGAGCCGCCCGCCCTGCTCGCCATCCTCCAGTCGATTGAGCAGGCCTTCGGGCGCAAGCGCCGGGGCAGCCGCTGGCGGTCCCGCGTTCTGGACCTCGATATCGTGCTGTGGGGCGGCGGCGCGTGGTGTTCGCCGGGCCTCGTAATCCCGCATCCGCACTTTCGCGAACGCGACTTTGTGCTGCGCCCCGCGCTTGCCGTGGCGCGGGACTGGCGCGATCCCCTGACGGGCCTTTCGCTTGCCCACCTCGCAGCGCGCTTGACCAGCCCGAAACGCGCCCCTAGGTGA
- a CDS encoding M20/M25/M40 family metallo-hydrolase — MRKSIACAAIAALAAVTLPASAASAQTMQLRPDQQSFFGLYKELVETDTTVTHGSCTLAAQRMAARLKAAGYSDADITLFSVPEHPKDGGLVAILPGTSKAEKPMLLLAHIDVVEAKREDWVRDPFTLIEEDGFYYARGTVDDKAMASIWTDAMIRMKQQGYKPKRTIKLALTCGEETSGAFNGAEWLANNRRGLIDAAFALNEGGGGRTDGKGHLLVQTLQVGEKAYQDFTLTTTNPGGHSSQPVRKNAIYELSEALLKVRDHEFPIEFNEVTKAFFLKAGAMRKDATGAAMLALANDPSDKAALAVVDKDKMLHSMLRTTCVATLVDAGHALNALPQRAEANVNCRMFPGRTGEETMAALEQAIGDPGVKIEMRVKDKPIAKAPPLDPQIVRPVEKLAAKYFPGVPVLPTMSTGATDGVYLEAVGIPVYGVPSVWVEPDGNGIHGLNERIEARALYTARDYLFDLVKVLAK; from the coding sequence ATGCGCAAGTCCATCGCCTGCGCGGCAATTGCCGCGCTTGCCGCCGTCACACTTCCCGCAAGCGCCGCGAGCGCGCAGACAATGCAGTTGCGGCCAGACCAGCAGAGCTTCTTCGGGCTCTACAAGGAACTCGTCGAAACCGACACTACCGTCACCCACGGAAGCTGCACCCTTGCCGCGCAGCGCATGGCCGCGCGGCTGAAGGCGGCGGGTTACAGCGATGCCGATATCACGCTGTTTTCCGTGCCCGAACATCCCAAGGACGGCGGGCTTGTCGCCATCCTGCCGGGCACGTCGAAGGCCGAGAAGCCGATGCTGCTGCTTGCGCACATCGACGTGGTTGAGGCCAAGCGCGAAGACTGGGTGCGCGATCCGTTCACGCTGATCGAGGAGGATGGCTTCTACTATGCGCGCGGGACGGTCGACGACAAGGCGATGGCCTCGATCTGGACCGATGCGATGATCCGCATGAAGCAGCAGGGTTACAAGCCGAAGCGCACGATCAAGCTGGCGCTGACCTGCGGCGAGGAAACGAGCGGCGCGTTCAACGGCGCGGAATGGCTCGCCAACAACCGGCGCGGCCTGATCGATGCTGCCTTCGCGCTGAACGAAGGCGGTGGCGGCCGCACCGACGGCAAGGGCCACCTGCTGGTGCAAACGCTGCAGGTGGGCGAAAAGGCCTATCAGGACTTTACCCTGACGACGACCAACCCCGGCGGCCATTCTTCCCAGCCGGTGCGCAAGAACGCGATCTACGAATTGTCGGAAGCGTTGCTGAAAGTGCGCGATCACGAATTTCCGATCGAGTTCAACGAAGTGACGAAGGCGTTTTTCCTGAAGGCCGGCGCGATGCGCAAGGATGCGACCGGCGCGGCGATGCTCGCACTGGCGAACGACCCGTCCGACAAGGCGGCACTTGCCGTGGTGGACAAGGACAAGATGCTGCATTCCATGCTGCGCACGACTTGCGTCGCGACGCTGGTCGATGCCGGGCACGCGCTGAACGCGCTGCCGCAACGGGCGGAGGCGAACGTCAATTGCCGCATGTTCCCCGGGCGCACCGGTGAAGAGACGATGGCCGCGCTTGAACAGGCGATCGGCGATCCGGGCGTGAAGATCGAAATGCGCGTGAAGGACAAGCCCATCGCCAAGGCGCCGCCGCTCGATCCGCAGATCGTGAGGCCGGTCGAAAAGCTGGCGGCGAAGTATTTCCCCGGCGTTCCGGTGCTGCCCACGATGTCCACCGGTGCGACCGACGGGGTCTATCTCGAAGCGGTGGGAATCCCGGTCTATGGCGTGCCGAGCGTGTGGGTCGAACCCGACGGCAACGGCATTCACGGCCTTAACGAGCGGATAGAGGCCAGGGCGCTCTATACCGCGCGCGATTACCTGTTCGATCTTGTGAAGGTTCTGGCGAAGTAA
- the msrA gene encoding peptide-methionine (S)-S-oxide reductase MsrA, translated as MATAIFAGGCFWCTEAVFRMVEGVNGVESGYIGGTTANPTYKQVCSGTTGHAEAIRITFNDAVVSYADLLDVFMGTHDPTQLNRQGNDVGTQYRSAIFPLDEGQRAEAQEAIDRANLVHGGKVVTAIETPHEWYPAEDYHQEYWDGEGQRNPYCLAVIPPKLAKLKKGYGDKMKPA; from the coding sequence ATGGCAACGGCAATCTTCGCGGGCGGATGCTTCTGGTGCACCGAAGCGGTTTTCCGCATGGTCGAAGGCGTGAACGGCGTGGAAAGCGGCTATATCGGCGGCACGACGGCCAATCCCACCTACAAGCAGGTCTGTTCGGGAACGACCGGCCATGCCGAAGCGATCCGCATCACCTTCAACGATGCCGTGGTCAGCTATGCCGACCTGCTCGACGTGTTCATGGGCACGCACGACCCGACGCAGCTGAACCGGCAAGGCAACGACGTGGGAACACAGTACCGCTCCGCCATATTCCCTCTCGACGAAGGCCAGCGCGCCGAGGCGCAGGAAGCGATCGACCGCGCCAACCTGGTGCACGGCGGCAAGGTGGTGACAGCGATCGAAACGCCGCACGAATGGTATCCGGCCGAAGACTATCACCAGGAATACTGGGACGGCGAAGGCCAGCGGAACCCCTATTGCCTGGCGGTGATCCCGCCAAAGCTGGCCAAGCTGAAAAAGGGATACGGCGACAAGATGAAGCCGGCCTGA
- a CDS encoding AAA family ATPase, with amino-acid sequence MDDPGNQQATIDFLSRPESHGFDGPVECVETHGAIVFLAGDRAFKLKRAVDLGYLDFSTPEKRHAACEAELALNRRTAPDLYLAVRSIGRGADGSLGFDAGDPVDWVVEMQRFPGDALLSEVAARGELTPALVRELADAIAAFHEIAKPVRRDGAARMARVIDTNRAAMAAAEMDAAACDEWERKARAALRTVADLLDARAAQGHVRHCHGDLHLRNICLWNGHPTLFDCLEFNADLATTDVLYDVAFLVMDLLHRGFRDEASLLLNRYLDMRAEGGGMAALPLFLSVRSAVRAHVTAQAALQHGEDNEDARAYLRQAIDWLSPQPPLLVAVGGLSGTGKSTLAGALAPDLGAAPGARWLRSDELRKRRAGVKPEQALPASAYTPEENAAVYAALIDEAAAMLAAGRAVIVDGVFAREDERTRIERVAGDAGVPFIGLWLEAPREALLARVGDRRGDASDAGPAVVERQLGYALGDLSGWHRVDASGAPGDTLAAARAVITR; translated from the coding sequence ATGGACGATCCTGGCAATCAGCAGGCGACGATAGATTTCCTGTCCCGGCCGGAATCCCATGGCTTCGATGGCCCCGTGGAGTGCGTCGAAACGCATGGGGCGATCGTTTTCCTGGCGGGTGACCGGGCCTTCAAGCTGAAGCGCGCCGTCGATCTTGGCTATCTCGATTTCTCGACGCCGGAAAAGCGCCACGCCGCGTGCGAGGCAGAACTGGCGCTCAACCGCCGCACCGCGCCGGATCTCTATCTGGCCGTTCGGAGCATCGGCAGGGGTGCGGACGGCTCGCTTGGTTTCGACGCGGGCGATCCGGTTGACTGGGTGGTGGAGATGCAGCGCTTTCCGGGCGATGCGCTTCTTTCCGAAGTCGCGGCACGCGGCGAACTGACACCTGCGCTGGTTCGCGAGCTCGCCGATGCGATCGCGGCGTTCCACGAAATCGCGAAGCCGGTGCGCCGCGATGGGGCGGCGCGCATGGCACGGGTTATCGACACAAATCGTGCGGCGATGGCGGCGGCGGAAATGGACGCTGCTGCCTGCGACGAATGGGAACGCAAGGCGCGCGCGGCGCTGCGGACCGTGGCGGACCTGCTGGATGCGCGCGCTGCGCAGGGCCACGTGCGGCATTGCCACGGCGATTTGCACCTTCGCAATATCTGCCTGTGGAACGGGCATCCGACACTGTTCGATTGCCTTGAATTCAATGCAGACCTGGCGACGACCGACGTCCTGTATGACGTGGCCTTCCTTGTGATGGACCTGCTCCACCGGGGCTTTCGCGACGAAGCCTCGCTCTTGCTCAACCGCTATCTGGATATGCGCGCGGAGGGCGGGGGGATGGCGGCCTTGCCGCTGTTCCTGTCCGTCCGTTCGGCGGTGCGCGCCCACGTGACCGCGCAGGCGGCGCTGCAGCATGGCGAGGACAACGAAGATGCGCGGGCCTATCTGCGGCAGGCGATCGACTGGCTTTCTCCCCAGCCGCCCCTGCTGGTGGCGGTCGGCGGGTTGAGCGGGACGGGAAAATCGACGCTGGCGGGCGCGCTCGCCCCTGATCTTGGCGCGGCTCCGGGCGCGCGGTGGCTGCGCAGCGATGAGCTGCGAAAGCGACGGGCAGGCGTGAAGCCGGAGCAGGCGCTGCCCGCTTCCGCCTATACACCCGAGGAAAACGCGGCCGTTTACGCGGCCCTGATCGATGAGGCAGCGGCAATGCTTGCGGCAGGACGCGCGGTGATCGTCGACGGTGTGTTCGCGCGGGAGGATGAGCGAACACGGATCGAACGGGTGGCCGGCGACGCCGGGGTGCCGTTCATCGGGCTATGGCTCGAAGCGCCGCGCGAAGCCTTGCTGGCGCGCGTGGGCGACCGGCGCGGCGATGCGTCCGATGCCGGCCCGGCGGTGGTCGAAAGGCAGCTTGGCTATGCGCTTGGCGACCTGTCTGGCTGGCACCGCGTGGATGCCTCCGGCGCGCCCGGCGACACACTGGCCGCCGCGCGCGCGGTAATCACGCGATAA
- a CDS encoding DUF1674 domain-containing protein, giving the protein MAIAQRAFSPHLVPMKKPTKSRTSSPSGFKRPEHWTNEPPPEPEKARPNADPDGLDPTRFGDWVKNGIAVDF; this is encoded by the coding sequence TTGGCAATTGCGCAGCGCGCCTTCAGCCCCCATCTTGTGCCCATGAAAAAGCCGACCAAAAGCAGGACGTCGAGCCCATCCGGCTTCAAGCGGCCGGAACACTGGACGAACGAGCCACCGCCCGAACCGGAAAAGGCCAGGCCGAATGCCGATCCCGACGGTCTTGATCCCACACGTTTCGGCGACTGGGTGAAGAACGGGATAGCCGTCGATTTCTAG
- the gyrB gene encoding DNA topoisomerase (ATP-hydrolyzing) subunit B, protein MASDNENSPNGNAYGAESIKVLKGLDAVRKRPGMYIGDTDDGSGLHHMVFEVSDNAIDEALAGHCDLVLIELNPDGSVSVEDNGRGIPTGIHPEEGVSAAEVIMTQLHAGGKFENTSDDNAYKVSGGLHGVGVSVVNALSEWLELTIWRDGQEHWMRFEHGNAVSPLEVKGPAPDGKKGTRVTFQASHETFKNVTEFDFDKLEHRYRELAFLNSGVRILLRDRRHEEIVEHDLLYEGGIAAFVQFLDRNKQALIPDPIAISADRDGIGIDVALEWNDSYYENVLCFTNNIPQRDGGTHLAAFRAALTRTLNGYAERSGLLKKEKVSLSGDDMREGLTAIVSVKLPDPKFSSQTKDKLVSSEVRQPLESLMADKMTDWLEENPANAKSIVHKIIDAAAAREAARKARELTRRKGAMDIASLPGKLADCQERDPSKCELFLVEGDSAGGSAKQGRDRHYQAILPLKGKILNVERARFDRIISSKEVGTLIQAMGTGIRDEFNLEKLRYHKIVIMTDADVDGAHIRTLLLTFFHRQMPEIIKAGHLYIAQPPLYKVAKGRSEVYLKDNAALDRYLVEAGLNGRVLETAGGARGGAELEALVEHALRMRNLMGFVPRRYDPAIVEALALAGALAPGMTPQQRDEALARTAEWLDRGDTEATWTAQPAEDGAYLVQRLWRGVTDHHMLEAGFLDSAEARKLSRLALEHADVYAGVTRLVRASAVQEGDAETEAEEEAAQASRAVAKDAITRPSELLDAVFAGGRKGLSIQRYKGLGEMNAEQLWETTLDPENRSLLQVKVEDADVTDEIFTRLMGDVVEPRRDFIQENALNVANLDV, encoded by the coding sequence ATGGCGAGCGACAACGAAAACAGCCCCAACGGCAATGCATACGGCGCGGAATCGATCAAGGTTCTCAAGGGCCTCGACGCGGTGCGAAAGCGCCCCGGCATGTATATCGGCGATACCGACGACGGTTCGGGCCTCCACCACATGGTGTTCGAGGTTTCCGACAACGCGATCGACGAAGCGCTGGCCGGACATTGCGACCTTGTGCTGATCGAACTGAACCCCGACGGTTCGGTTTCGGTCGAGGACAACGGGCGCGGCATCCCCACCGGCATCCACCCGGAAGAGGGCGTATCGGCGGCAGAGGTCATCATGACCCAGCTCCATGCAGGCGGCAAGTTCGAGAACACCAGCGACGACAACGCCTACAAGGTTTCGGGCGGGCTGCACGGCGTGGGCGTTTCCGTGGTCAACGCGCTGTCCGAATGGCTGGAACTGACCATCTGGCGCGACGGGCAGGAACACTGGATGCGGTTCGAGCACGGCAACGCCGTCTCCCCGCTCGAGGTCAAGGGGCCGGCGCCTGACGGCAAGAAGGGCACGCGCGTCACCTTCCAGGCCAGCCACGAAACCTTCAAGAACGTAACCGAGTTCGATTTCGACAAGCTGGAGCACCGCTATCGCGAACTTGCGTTCCTGAACTCGGGCGTCCGCATCCTGCTGCGCGACCGGCGGCACGAGGAGATCGTTGAGCACGACCTGCTCTATGAAGGCGGCATCGCGGCCTTCGTGCAGTTCCTCGACCGCAACAAGCAGGCGCTGATCCCCGATCCCATCGCCATTTCTGCTGATCGCGACGGGATCGGCATCGACGTCGCGCTAGAATGGAACGACAGCTATTACGAAAACGTCCTGTGCTTCACCAACAACATCCCGCAGCGTGACGGCGGCACCCACCTCGCCGCGTTCCGCGCCGCGCTGACCCGCACGCTGAACGGCTATGCCGAACGCTCGGGCCTGCTGAAGAAGGAAAAGGTTTCGCTTTCGGGCGACGACATGCGCGAGGGGCTGACCGCGATCGTATCGGTCAAGCTGCCCGATCCCAAGTTTTCTTCGCAGACCAAGGACAAGCTGGTTTCATCCGAAGTGCGCCAGCCGCTTGAAAGCCTGATGGCCGACAAGATGACAGACTGGCTGGAAGAAAACCCCGCCAACGCCAAGTCCATCGTGCACAAGATCATCGATGCCGCCGCCGCGCGCGAAGCCGCGCGCAAGGCGCGCGAGCTGACCCGCCGCAAGGGCGCGATGGACATCGCCAGCCTCCCCGGCAAGCTTGCCGATTGCCAGGAACGCGATCCCAGCAAGTGCGAACTGTTCCTGGTCGAGGGTGACAGCGCCGGCGGATCGGCCAAGCAGGGGCGCGATCGCCACTACCAGGCGATCCTGCCGCTGAAGGGCAAGATCCTGAATGTCGAGCGTGCGCGCTTCGACCGGATCATCTCGTCCAAGGAAGTCGGCACGCTGATCCAGGCAATGGGCACCGGCATCCGCGACGAGTTCAACCTCGAAAAGCTGCGCTACCACAAGATCGTCATCATGACCGACGCCGACGTGGACGGCGCACACATCCGTACGCTGCTGCTGACCTTCTTCCACCGCCAGATGCCCGAGATCATCAAGGCCGGGCACCTCTACATCGCGCAACCGCCGCTCTACAAGGTCGCCAAGGGCCGCAGCGAGGTTTACCTGAAAGACAACGCCGCGCTCGACCGATACCTGGTCGAAGCCGGGCTCAACGGCCGCGTGCTGGAAACCGCTGGCGGCGCGCGCGGCGGGGCAGAACTGGAAGCGCTGGTCGAACACGCGCTGCGCATGCGCAACCTGATGGGCTTCGTGCCGCGCCGTTACGATCCGGCAATCGTGGAAGCGCTGGCGCTGGCCGGCGCACTGGCCCCCGGCATGACGCCGCAGCAGCGTGACGAAGCGCTCGCCCGCACGGCGGAGTGGCTCGACCGCGGCGATACCGAAGCGACGTGGACCGCGCAGCCCGCCGAAGACGGCGCCTACCTTGTCCAGCGCCTGTGGCGCGGAGTGACCGACCATCACATGCTGGAAGCCGGGTTCCTCGACAGCGCAGAAGCGCGCAAGCTCTCGCGCCTCGCGCTGGAACATGCAGACGTCTATGCGGGTGTCACGCGGCTCGTGCGCGCCAGCGCGGTGCAGGAAGGCGACGCGGAAACCGAAGCGGAAGAAGAGGCCGCACAGGCCAGCCGTGCCGTTGCGAAGGACGCGATCACGCGGCCGTCGGAACTGCTTGATGCGGTGTTCGCCGGCGGGCGAAAGGGTCTTTCGATCCAGCGCTACAAGGGGCTGGGCGAGATGAACGCCGAACAGCTTTGGGAAACCACGCTCGACCCGGAAAACCGCTCGCTCCTGCAAGTGAAAGTGGAAGACGCTGACGTCACCGACGAGATCTTCACCCGGCTGATGGGCGACGTGGTCGAACCCCGGCGCGACTTCATCCAGGAAAACGCGCTCAACGTGGCGAACCTGGACGTCTGA
- a CDS encoding methyltransferase domain-containing protein has translation MSRSRRPDDAPGVPARRAALRLMDAVLNRGEPLDQAAPPALRPVERADDRALAMAIAQESLRWMQDLDALIDGATRQPLPPDAKARNVLRLMLAQALRLELPGHAIVATGLPLLAGGPRRLAHGVFSAVTKARPALPASPTLPAPVLQRWQAAWPDRIDAIAAGIGAPPPLDLTLRDPDATGEWTARLGGTSLMPGHVRLPRGIAVETLDGFADGAWWVQDLAASLPARLLGQGNGRRALDLCAAPGGKTMQLLAAGWQVTALDKSARRLDRLAQNLARMDFEAEVVAADCLTWEADRTFDAILLDAPCSATGTCRRHPDVLHRHPALAELAELQAAMLERAARWLSPGGRLVYATCSLEPVEGEDQARRFDALAPVAVTPEDLPQGVVPTAEGWLRTDPGMLGAAGGLDGFFATRWTAPA, from the coding sequence ATGAGCCGTTCCCGCCGCCCTGACGATGCACCCGGTGTCCCCGCCCGCCGCGCCGCGCTGCGCCTTATGGACGCCGTGCTCAATCGCGGAGAACCGCTCGACCAGGCGGCGCCTCCTGCGCTCCGGCCGGTCGAGCGTGCGGACGACCGTGCGCTGGCGATGGCTATCGCGCAGGAATCGCTGCGCTGGATGCAGGATCTTGACGCGCTGATAGATGGCGCAACGCGGCAACCGCTTCCGCCCGATGCGAAGGCGCGCAACGTGCTGCGGCTTATGCTGGCCCAGGCGCTGCGGCTCGAACTGCCGGGCCATGCGATCGTGGCGACCGGCCTCCCCCTGCTGGCAGGCGGCCCGCGGCGACTGGCGCATGGCGTGTTCTCCGCCGTCACCAAGGCGCGGCCGGCCTTGCCTGCATCGCCAACCTTGCCCGCACCGGTTTTGCAACGCTGGCAGGCAGCATGGCCGGATCGGATAGATGCTATTGCCGCCGGAATCGGCGCGCCTCCACCGCTTGACCTGACATTGCGCGATCCCGATGCGACAGGTGAATGGACCGCAAGACTTGGCGGCACGTCGCTGATGCCGGGTCACGTTCGCCTGCCGCGCGGTATCGCGGTCGAAACGCTGGACGGGTTTGCCGATGGTGCATGGTGGGTGCAGGATCTGGCCGCATCGCTCCCCGCGCGCCTGCTGGGTCAGGGCAATGGCCGCCGCGCGCTGGATCTGTGTGCCGCGCCCGGCGGCAAGACCATGCAACTGCTGGCGGCAGGCTGGCAGGTTACCGCGCTCGACAAGTCGGCGCGGCGGCTCGATCGGTTGGCGCAGAACCTTGCGCGCATGGATTTCGAAGCCGAGGTCGTGGCTGCCGACTGTCTGACATGGGAAGCAGATCGAACCTTCGACGCGATCCTGCTGGACGCGCCGTGCAGCGCAACCGGCACGTGCCGCCGCCACCCCGATGTGTTGCACCGGCATCCCGCGCTTGCCGAACTCGCGGAATTGCAGGCGGCGATGCTGGAGCGCGCGGCGCGTTGGCTCTCGCCCGGCGGACGGCTGGTTTACGCGACCTGCTCGCTTGAACCTGTCGAGGGCGAAGACCAGGCCCGGCGCTTCGATGCGCTGGCGCCCGTGGCCGTTACGCCGGAAGACCTGCCGCAGGGCGTTGTCCCCACGGCGGAAGGCTGGCTTCGCACCGATCCGGGAATGCTTGGCGCGGCGGGCGGGCTCGATGGCTTCTTCGCCACGCGATGGACCGCACCCGCCTGA
- the aguB gene encoding N-carbamoylputrescine amidase, which translates to MTRITVSALQLPLGLEDEAENIAAVAALVEQAAGRGAQVVLPPELFAGPYFCVTEDEARFALARPLDESPSVAEMRKLAKGLGIAIPVSFFERDGQHYYNTLAMVGPDGAVMGTYRKSHIPDGPGYEEKYYFRPGNTGFKVWTVFGATIGVGVCWDQWYPECARAMALMGAEVLFYPTAIGSEPYDESFDTSRIWRRAMIGHAASNCMPVVAANRIGSEENGQAFYGHSFVCDQWGDYLAEYGADETGVLVATLDLSEARRHRAGMGFFRDRRPQLYGRLCEDI; encoded by the coding sequence ATGACCCGAATTACCGTTTCCGCTTTGCAATTGCCGCTCGGCCTTGAGGACGAGGCCGAAAACATCGCCGCCGTTGCCGCGCTGGTCGAACAGGCCGCCGGCCGGGGCGCGCAGGTCGTCCTGCCGCCAGAGCTTTTCGCCGGACCCTATTTCTGCGTGACAGAGGACGAGGCCCGCTTCGCGCTTGCCCGCCCGCTCGACGAAAGCCCGTCGGTGGCGGAAATGCGCAAGCTGGCGAAAGGGCTGGGCATCGCAATCCCGGTCAGCTTTTTCGAGCGTGACGGACAGCACTATTACAACACGCTGGCAATGGTCGGCCCCGATGGGGCGGTGATGGGCACCTACCGCAAAAGCCACATTCCGGACGGGCCGGGCTATGAGGAAAAGTATTATTTCCGGCCCGGCAACACCGGCTTCAAGGTGTGGACCGTGTTCGGCGCCACGATCGGCGTCGGCGTGTGCTGGGATCAATGGTATCCCGAATGCGCGCGGGCCATGGCGCTGATGGGGGCCGAAGTGCTGTTCTATCCCACGGCGATCGGATCGGAGCCTTATGACGAGAGCTTCGATACCAGCCGCATCTGGCGCCGTGCGATGATCGGTCACGCCGCCTCCAACTGCATGCCGGTGGTCGCCGCAAACCGCATCGGTTCGGAAGAAAACGGACAGGCGTTCTATGGCCACAGCTTCGTCTGCGACCAGTGGGGCGATTACCTGGCCGAATACGGTGCGGATGAAACCGGCGTGCTGGTCGCAACGCTCGATCTTTCCGAAGCGCGCAGGCACCGCGCCGGCATGGGCTTTTTCCGCGATCGCCGGCCGCAGCTTTACGGACGCCTGTGCGAAGACATCTGA